The following is a genomic window from Sphingorhabdus sp. Alg231-15.
GCTGCGGGCTTCATTGGCCATGCGGTTTCCCACAGGCTGATCGACCGCGGCGAGAGCGTGATTGGCATCGATAATCTGAATGACTATTATGATCCCGGGCTGAAAGCCGCGCGCCTGGCTAATTTGCAGACATTGGAACGGTTTGCGTTTGCGGAACTCGATGTCTCAGATGCGGAAGGCGTCAGCACATTGGTACGAGACAATGGCGTAAAGCGTATCATCCATCTCGCGGCGCAGGCTGGCGTGCGCTATAGCATCGACAATCCGTTTGCTTATCAAAAATCAAATCTGGAAGGGCATTTGAGCTTGCTGGAAGCCAGCCGTCATGCACCGGATTTTGAGCATTTGGTCTATGCATCATCTAGTTCTGTCTATGGTGACAAGCCGATGGGCGGCGAAGGTTTTGTCGAGGAAGCGCCCGCTGTTGATCCGGTGTCGCTTTATGCTGCAACCAAACGCTCCTGCGAATTGATGAGCGCATCCTATGCAAAGCTATATGGCTTTCCGCAAACCGGGTTGCGGTTTTTCACCGTTTACGGGCCATGGGGTCGGCCGGATATGGCCTATTTCGGTTTCACCAAAAAGATTCTCGCGGGCGAGCCTATTGAAGTTTATGGCGAGGGTAAAATGGCCCGGGACTTCACTTATATTGATGACATTGTTGACGGCATATTGGGGGCGTTGGACAATCCCCCGGCCGCTGGTGAACACCGGGTATTGAACATCGGAGACAGCCGGCCGATTGGTCTTATGGACATGATCGAAGCGCTGGAACAGGCGCTGGGCATGAAAGCGGAGAAAATCATGCGCCCGATGCAGCCCGGAGACGTTACCGCGACCTATGCCGATGTGTCGAAACTGCATGCGCTGACCGGTTACGAACCAGAGGTCATGCTGGAAGACGGACTAAAACGATTTGTCAGCTGGTATCGCGACTTTTATGGTAATCTACCGCCGGAATAATCAGTGGGTCAATATTGCCGCCGGTGAGAACCTCGCATGACCTGTTGCGCGACGAGACGGAGTTGCTCATTTACCGCTTCATCTGCACAGACACCGTCCTTGAAAATCCCGCCCGATGCGTTGATCCCCACACCCAATGGCGTGGGCCAACCGCGCAGCGCGTGCACTATTGATCGCATCGCCGCCAGAGTTGAACCGGTTGCTTGCCAACCATAAGCAGTGACGATTAGTCCAACCGGCAAGCCATCCAGATAGACCCGCGCATCTCCGGCCGTTTCCTCAATATAGTCGACAGCATTTTTGACCAGGCCAGATATGGTGCCATGATAACCAGGGCTAGCCAATATGATCCCGTCGGCGCGTCGGACGGCTTCAACAAGCGCCTCTCCGGTCTCGTTCAATCCCGCCGGATCAGAGCGATAATGTGGCAAGGCACAAAGCTTGGCTGATCCGAAGAGCTTCGTTTCGGCACCGGCATCCGACGCCGTCTTGAGTGCAATCGCCAATGCCTGTTCTGTTGAGCTGTGCGGATTGGTCGTTCCACCGAGGCCCAGGATAAAGGGTTTGTCTTCATTTTTCGCCATGGACACTCTTAACAAGTCTTTTCAAATAATTGCAACGGTCAACTATGGCGGGAGATCATGGTCAAAAGAACAGGTTGTAGCGCTGGCACAAGCCATGTTTTAATTGACCGGTTAAAGGTGATTCGATATCGCGCATAACTACTATATTGGCGCCGATCATATTCGCACTTGTCAGATAATTTCGAAGGTTTTCTCCCATGCGTAAGTTTACCGAAGAACAGCATATGTTTCGTGATGCCTATCGCCGCTTTCTGGCCGATGAGGTTGCGCCACGGATGGATGAATTCCGCGAAGCCGGCATTGTAGACCGAGACATATTCAAGAAAGCAGGTGATCAGGGCTTCCTGATGATCTGGCCGGATGAGAAATATGGCGGCATGGGCGATGATGATTTCCGCTATGAGCAGATTATCATTGAAGAAACCACACGGGCGGGCTGCGCCGAATGGTATAACACTCTGCATAGCCGCTTGGTCGGGCCCTATTTCAAGAATATCGGCAACGAAGAACAGCGCGAGCGATTCCTGCCCAAATGCGTCAGCGGTGAGACCATATTGGCGGTGGCGATGACTGAACCCGGCGCTGGCAGTGATCTCTCGGGAATGAAGACAACCGCAACGGATAATGGCGATCATTGGGTGCTGAACGGCTCCAAGACCTACATCTCCAACGGTATCAACGCGGATGTGGTCATTGTCGCGGCTAAAATCGCGGGCGTCGACGACAAGCATGCGATGGTATTGCTAATCGTCGAGCGCGGCATGGAAGGTTTTGAGCGCGGCCAGAATCTGGAGAAAATTGGACTGCATGCGCAGGATACGGCGGAGCTGTTCTTCAACAATGTCAAAATTCCAAAAGAGAACCAACTCGGAACACCGGGCAAGGGCTTTATCCATCTGATGGAGGGCCTGGCAGAAGAGCGGTTGATCGGCATGGTCGGCTATGGCGCATCAGCGCGCCGGGCCTTTGATGTTACGCGTGAGTTTGTGATGGAGCGCGACGTATTTGGCAAGAAGCTGAGCGACATGCAGAACACCCAGTTCAAGATGGCCGAAATGGATGCCAAGATCGATATGCTGCAGGTCTATATCGACCACTGTGTAGAGGTGCACAATCAAGGCGGTCTTAATGCCAATATCGCGGCCAAAGGCAAAATGCTGGGCAGCGAGATCGAATGGGAAATGGCTGACCTGGGGCTGCAACTGCATGGCGGCGCGGGTTATATGAAGGAATATGAGATCAGCCGCATTTTCACCGATGCGCGGATGAGCCGGATCTATGCCGGAAGCAGCGAGATCATGCGCTATATTGTTGGACGCGATGTGTTCAGTCAGAAGTATCAAAGCATTCTTGAGTAGGATTCGGGCTTGAATAAGGTTCTGGCTTGAATCGGCTATAGGCCCGGTTAGACTGACTGACAGCAGAAGAAAAGCAAGGCGAGTCGCCCCCATTTCTCGATTGACGTTTACGTAAACTGCTTGACTGTGCTGCAGCGCAACATTAACTATGCACTTAAATAGCCCAGAATCTATCAAAATAAGGAAGATCGCATGACCGAAGCCTATATTTATGACTCAGTGCGCAGCCCGCGTGGCAAAGGCCGCAGCGACGGCAGCTTGCACGAAATCACTGCTCTTGATCTTGCATCTCAGGTGCTCGCTTCGGTGAACGACCGCAACGAGCTGGACGGCCATGAAGTGGAAGATATTGCTTATGGCTGTGTCTCTCCCGTGGGTGAGCAAGGCGCCGTGATCAGCCGTATGGCCGCACTTAAAGCCGGTTATGCTGACACTACATCCGCGATTCAGGTCAACCGTTTCTGCGGTTCTGGCCTAGAAGCAGTGAACATCGCAGCCGGCAAGATTAAATCCGGCGAAGCCGATCTGGCCGTTGGCGGCGGCGTTGAGTCCATGTCCCGCATTCCGATGGGCAGCGACGGACTGGGCGGAATGGCTGACCCGACGCTGGTCTTTCAGGAATATTTTGTACCGCAGGGTATTTCTGCCGATCTGATCGCCACCAAATATGGCTATAGCCGCGATGATGTCGACGCCTATGCCGTAGAAAGCCAAAAACGCGCAGCGAAAAGCTGGGAAGAGAAACGTTTCGACAAATCCATCCTCGCCATCAAGGATGTGATTGGCGAAACTGTGCTCGACCATGACGAACTGATGCGTCCGGAAACAGACATGCAATCTTTGGGTTCGCTCAATCCCGCTTTCCAGATGATGGGTGAGCAGATGCCCGGCTTTAACGATGTCGCGATCCTCAAGCATCCCGATGTTGAGAAGATGAACCACGTCCACCATGCCGGCAACAGCTCCGGTATCGTCGATGGTGCCGCTGCGGTGCTGATCGGTAATGAAGAGGCAGGTACGAAATACGGCCTGAAACCACGAGCACGGATTGTGTCCATGGCCGCGATTGGATCAGAGCCAACGATCATGCTCACCGGCCCTGAATTCGCTGCTCAAAAAGCACTGAAGCGCGCAGGCATGGATGCCAGCGACATTGATGTGTGGGAACTGAACGAAGCTTTTGCTGCGGTAGTTCTTCGCTTCATGGATGCGATGAATGTTGATCATAGCGACATGAACGTGAACGGCGGCGCGATTGCCATGGGCCATCCTTTGGGCGCAACGGGCGCGATGATCCTCGGCACGGTCCTGGACGAGCTGGAACGCTCCAACAAGCAGACCGCTTTGTCGACGCTGTGCATCGGCGGCGGCATGGGCATTGCCACCATCATTGAGCGAGTGAACTAAAGCGCCGAAGGCGACTCCAACCACTCCAATCCCATATTTAGCAGGACAAAATTCATGACTTACGAAACACTCACCGTCGATATTGACAGCGATGGCATTGCCCTCGTCACCATCGATCTTCCCGGCCAATCGATGAACGTTTGGAACGAAGGCCTGATGGCTGACTTCCCGAAATTCGTCGAAGAGCTGATTGCCAATGACGACATCAAAGGTGCCGTGATCACCTCTGGCAAGAAATCCGGCTTCCTCGCCGGTGCCGATCTTAACATGCTCGGCTCTTCCAAAGCCGAAACGATGAAAGAAGCGTTTGAGCAAGCCTGGGGATTGAATGCCATCCTGCGCAAGATGGAAACCGGCGGCAACAGCGCCAAGGACTTGCTGAAAGGCAAGGCTCACGCCAAACCAGTTGCTTGCGCACTTAACGGCCTTGCTCTCGGCGGTGGTCTGGAACTGGCGCTGGCCTGCCATTACCGTGTGTGTGCCGATCATCCGAAACTACAACTCGGCCTTCCCGAAGTACAAGTTGGCTTGCTGCCCGGTGGCGGCGGAACCCAGCGTCTGCCCCGTCTGGCTGGTCTGCAAGCCGCTGGCATGGCGATCATGATGGGTCAGCCAATGAACCCGCAAGCCGCGCTCGCGCAGAAAATTGTCGATGAAGTTGTCCCTGCGGAAGACGTTGTCGCCAAAGCCAAAGAGTGGGTCAAAGCCAATCCGAAAGCTTCTGCACCTTGGGACAAGAAGGGTTGGAAATTCCCTGGTGGCGCCGGTTCCATGGACCCACGCGCTGTGCCGCTTTACCTCGGCTCGTCCGCGATGGCGCTGAAACAGAGCAAGGGCAATTATGAAGCGGTCAAGGCGATCCTGTCCTGTCTTTATGAAGGTTCTATGCTGCCGATCGACACCGCGTTGAAAGTGGAAAGCAAATATTTCACCAAGCTGCTCGCCGGCCCGCAAGCCAAGAACATGATCCGAACCTTGTTCGTGAACAAACAGGCTGCGGATAAAGGCGCCATGCGTCCCGAAGGCGTGCCAGCAACCGAACTCAAGACTGTCGGCGTCCTCGGCGCCGGCCTGATGGGCTCCGGTATTACCCATGTGACGGCCAAAGGCGGAATGAATGTCATCGTCCTCGACCGCAATATGGAAGAAGCGCAAAAGGCAATCGACTACAGTCAGAAGATTGTCGACAAAGGCGTGAAGCGCGGCAAGATGACTCAGGAAAAAGCTGATGCATTCATGGCACGCATCACACCGACCGATAATTATGATGATCTGAAAGATGTCGACCTGATCATCGAAGCGGTGTTTGAACGCCCTGACGTGAAAGCCGATGTGATCAAGAAGACAGAAGCGGTAATCGGTAAGGATGTGGTCTTTGCATCCAACACCTCGACGCTTCCGATCACGGGTCTTGCCAAAAACAGCGAGCGGCCAGATCAGTTTATCGGCATGCACTTTTTCTCACCGGTTGAGAAAATGCCACTGCTCGAAATCATCCCGGGTGAAGAAACCGGCGACAAGGCTCTGGCTGTCGCGCTCGACTATAACGCGCGCATTCGCAAAACACCGATTGTCGTGAAAGATGTCCGCGGTTTCTATACCAACCGCGTCTTCCCACCTTATGCCAATGAAGCTACCATGATGGTAGCGGAAGGCGTCAACCCGGCGCTGATCGAAAATGCCGCGATATCCATGGGCATGCCGATTGGTCCGCTGGCGATTGTCGATGAAACCACCCTGCAACTGGGCTACGACATCATGACGTCAACCAAGGAAGAAATGGGCGATGCCTACGTTCCTAGCGGGACAGAGGATTTGATGGAACTGATGGTCAAGAAGATTGACCGTCGCGGACGTCGCTTTGGTGGCGGTTTCTATGAATATTCCGATGATGGATCCAAGAAACTGTGGCCTGGCCTGAAAGAGCATTTCCCGCTCGCTGAAAACCAGCCAACGGTTGAGGAAGTCAAACAGCGTTTGATGTACATTCAGCTGATTGCCACCGCGCAATGTTTCGACGAAGGCGTTGTATCCGATCCGCAGTCTGCTGATCTCGGTGCGATCTTTGGCTGGGGCTTTGCACCATGGACCGGCGGGCCGATGAGCCATATCGACACGATCGGCGTCGATAATTTCGTTCGCACCGCTGACATGCTCGCCCAGAAATATGGCGAACGGTTCAAGCCGCCGATGAGTTTCCGTGAAAAGGCGGATGCGGGTGAGAGCTTTTACAAAGCGGCTTAAGCCAAATCGAAATAAGAAAAGAAAGAGCTCCTTCGGGGGCTCTTTTTTTGCCTATCGCGAAAGCCGTTTATCGAGGCCATCAAATTTTTCGGACAGCCGATCCAGCTTCGATGACAGATGGTCCATAGTTGAATGATCAAGTTCGTCCGCCTGATGCTGCACACCATAATGCGAACGGAATAATGCTATCATCTGATCGACTACGGGCTTTTGATGCCTCACATTGCGATCACTTTCCATCGTCATCTCTATCGACCGCGCGCTATATTCCAGCGTACCATAAAACACATCACGCGCCTGCCACAGCACCGCATCCTGCCGAAGCTCACCGCGATCTTGGCCGCGCCGGAACAGGCTATCAAAAACCGCCACGTAATGGCGCAGATGATCCCGTGACACACTCACTTCGCTATTGTTACGGCGGAGGGCAAAGGTAAGGTTGATGAAGTCCGCATTCACTATCACCGTGTTCAGATGATATTGCGCAAGCGATTGTAAACGATCAAAAAAACCTTCCGCCTTGGTTGACGCCATGACCGCTTCTGCCTCCAAAGTCAGGCCATCCCAGAATTGTTGCAGTACCGCCAGCATCAATTCCGCCTTGGATTCATAATAGCTGTAGATCGTGCCTTCGCCGATACTGGCACGGCGGGCAATCTCCGATACGCGCGCACCATCAAAGCCATGCTCAATGAAAACAGCGCGGGCGGCATCTAAAATCGCCCTTTCCTTGCGCTCCAGCTTCGCGCGCTGGGTTTCCAAATTGACCGCTTTGGTTGCCAAAATTCTGTCCTTATTGAGCTTGACTCGAAAATACCGAATGCTATTCAAATAACCATAGGAGACTCGATGTGTCAAATGACAAGATCATCCGGATTGGCGGAGCCAGCGGTTTTTGGGGCGAGTCCGACATGGCGGTGCCGCAGCTTTTGGAAGCGGCGGAGAGTGGCCGCGGTCTTGACTATATTGTCTTCGACTATCTCGCGGAAATTACCATGTCGATCATGGCGCGGGCGCGGGCGAAAAATCCGGATATGGGCTATGCGACCGATTTCGTCTCTGCCGTGATCAAACCCCATATTGGCGCTGTTGCCAGACAGGGCGTCAAGCTGATCTCTAATGCCGGTGGGACCAATCCGCTGGCCTGTGCGGCAGCGGTACGCGCGGTGATTGCAGAGGCCGGGCTTGATCTGAAAGTGGCCGTTGTCACCGGCGATGACCTCACATCCCGTGCGGCCGAATTTGCAGACGGCCGTGAAATGTTTACAGGCGAGCAGTTTCCTGACCCAGAAAATATCGCCAGCATCAATGCTTATCTTGGCGCGTTCCCCATTGCCGCTGCTCTCGATCAGGGCGCAGATATCGTGATCACCGGCCGCTGCGTTGATAGCGCCGTGACGCTCGGCGCCTGCATCCATGAATTTGGCTGGGGTGCGGATGATCTGGACCAACTGGCCGGGGCCAGTCTGGCCGGCCATATTTTGGAATGCGGACCGCAAGCAACCGGCGGCAATTTCACCGATTGGGAAAGCGTGGCGGACAGCATGGACAATGCCGGCTATCCGATTGCGGAAATTGCGGGAGACGGCCGCTTCATCGCGACCAAGCCGGAAGGCACTGGCGGAATCGTCAATCTCGGCACGGTCGGCGAGCAGATGCTCTATGAAATTGGCGATCCACAAGCCTATATGCTGCCGGACGTCGTCTGTGATTTCAGCGCGGTGACTTTGGAGCAGCTTGGTGATGATCGCGTATCGGTTTCCGGTGCCATTGGCCATGCTGCGCCCGACACTTACAAGACCTGCGCCACTTATTCTGATGGTTGGAAGATGGTCGCGCCATTTTTCTTCATCGGCATGGATGCCAAAAGAAAAGCGGAAAGTTTCGCGGACAATGCACTAAAACGGACACGTGCCAAATTGCGTGCCTCCAATGCCGGCGATTTTGATGAGGTGCTGATTGAGACATTAGGCGATGACAGCCATTTTGGGGCTTTCGAGCAGGCCGCCGAAGCCCGAGAAGTGGTTCTGAAAATCGGTGTCAAACATCGTGATCCGAAAGCGGCGATGCTCATCCTCAAGGAAGCAACCGGCATGGGTCTCGCGACACCGCCGGGACTGGCTTTATTTGCAGGCGGGCGGCCCAAGCCCACTCCGGTGGTGCGGTTATTTTCACTACTGGTACCGAAGTCCGAAATTTCGATTTCGGTAAAGATAGACGATGACTCGCAAGAATTTGGCAATGCCGGTGGAACAGCTTTTGACCCAGCGACCGTCCAACGCCCTGCCCCTCCTGCACTGGCTGACAATGTTGCGCCAATGATAGAGGTGCCACTGATTGACCTGGCTTGGGGCCGCTCCGGGGACAAGGGTGACAAATCCAATATCGGCATCATGCCGCGCAATAAGAGCTATGCACCTTATATCTGGGCCGCGCTCAGCGAAGATAGGGTGCGCGAACGCTTTGCTCATTTCCTTGCGAAACCCGAAGCACCGGACAGCGTCGAGCGTTTCTATATGCCCGGCACTGGCGCGATCAACTTCCTGCTTCATGACATTCTTGGCGGCGGCGGGGTTGCATCGATGCGCAATGATCCGCAGGGTAAGAGCTATGCCCAGATCCTGCTCGCAACGCCCATCTCCATACCGCAATCTCTCCAATCCTCTTTGGCTAAGGCGCTTTGACCATGCCCCAGTTTAAATCGAAAATTTCCACCAGCTCCGAAAGCTTTGCCGAAAACCGCAAGGATATGCTGGCGCTGATCGATCATTTGCGCACCCTGGAGCAGCGTGCCGTGGCGGCATCCGAGAAACGCCGGCCGACATTTGAGAAACGCGGTCAGCTCACGCCACATGAACGGCTGACGCGATTGCTCGATCCCGGCATGCCGTTTTTGCGGCTCTATAATATGGCCAATTATCTCGTCGAAGATGGCAATCCCGACACCAGTATTCCTGGCGGCAGCGTCATTCTCGGCATTGGCTTTGTCAAAGGCGTGCGCTGCATGATCTGGGTTGATGATAGCGGCATTCGCGCCGGTGCCGCGACGACCGGCGGTTGGGACGCCAGCAAGGGCGCCCAGAAAATGGCGCAGGAATTGAAGTTGCCCTTCATCCATCTGGTGGAAAGCGCTGGCGCAAACTTGATGGAATATAAGGTCGAGCTGTGGGCGCATGGCGGAATGTTGTTCCGCAATCTTGCCTGGCTGAGCGCCGCAGGAATCCCGACCATGGTCGTACTGCACGGCCCGTCAACCGCAGGTGGCGCCTATATGCCGGGCATGTCCGACTATGTCATCGGCGTGCGCGACAATGGCATGGCAGCATTGGGGGGCGCGGCTTTGGTCCATGCGGCCACCGGCGAAGTAGCCGATGATCGCGAACTCGGCGGCACGGAAATGCATGCCAGTACCACCGGCACCGTTGAATATCTCGCGGATGATGATGCTCATGGTATCGAGATTGCCCGCGACACGATGGGGCGAATTGACTGGAACAAGAATACCGCGCCAATCCGGCAAAATGACTATGCAGAGCCGGTTTACGACATTGATGAGATCGCTGGCATCGTACCGACCGATTACACCATTCCCTATGACGTCCGCGAAGTCGCGGCGCGGATTGTTGATGGATCCGACTTTGAGGAATTTAAAAGCCGCTATGGCCCCGGCACCGTCTGTATGCAGGCGAGCATCATGGGCCATGCAGTCGGGCTGATCGGCAATAATGGTCCTTTCGATCCCGAAGCTGCAGCAAAGGCAACCCACTTCTTCCAGCTTTGTGACCAGTCCGAACTGCCGATCATCTTCTTGAACAACACAACCGGCTATATTGTTGGAACGGAATCCGAACATAAGGGCATGATCAAGCTGGGCAGCAAGATGATCCAGGCCGTTTCCAACGTGCGCGTGCCAAAACTATCCCTCTATATCGGTGCCAGCTTTGGTGCGGGCAATTATGGAATGAGCGGCGTCGCCTTTGAACCGGATTTTCTATTCTCGTGGCCCAATGCAAAAACCGGTGTGATGGCCGGCGCTTCCGCAGCCAATACAATGAGTCATGTCGCAAAAGTGCAGGCACAGCGCAAAGGCGTGGAACCCGACGAAGAAGCCATTGCCAAACAGAACCAGCGCATCAGGGATATTTTCGAAGCGCAGGAAAGCGCTTTCTTCACCTCTGGTCGTGTGCTCGACAACGGCGTGATCGATCCACGGGACACGCGCAAGGTGCTCGGCTTTGCTCTGGAAACGATTTTCGAGGCCAAGAGCCGCACGCTGCACCCCAATGCTTTCGGAGTGGCCAGAATCTGATGACACATATGACCAATCTTCCCGAAACCGAAACACTGGAGCTCGACCTCAAACAGGGCTGGCTGACCATCTGGTTTAACCAGCCGGATAATCGCAATGCCCTGAGCGACGCCTTGGTGGCAGAGTTAGCCTCTGTTTTAAAAGGCGTTCGTGAAGACCGGACCGTGAGGGGCATAACCTTGCGCGGGCGCGGAGGTGTCTTTTGCGCTGGAGCTGATCTCAAAAATTTTAAAGAGAATTTTCAAGCCAGTGGCGACCGCAACGCCACCATAACTATGTCGATGGGGGCGGCCGAAATATTCGACCTGGTCAACACCGCACCGCAAGTGGTCATCGTGCTGATCGAAGGCGCGGCCATGGCTGGCGGCTTCGGTCTATCCTGTTGTGCCGATGTCGTGATTTGCGAATCCGGTGCGCGCTTTGCGATGACCGAAACTGCCATCGGGGTGACCCCGGCACAAATATCGCCCTTTGTTATTCAAAAGCTCGGATATGCTACCGGTCGCCGGTTGATGCTGACCGCTGCGCGTTTTGACGGAACACAAGCGCATGAACTGGGCTTTGCCGATTTTATCGCCGATGATGTGCCGGGTCTGGAAGCGATTGAAATGCAGTTGAGAAAACAGGTGCTCGGTGCCGCGCCAGGAGCGGTCGCAGCGACCAAAGAATTGCTTGGCCAGATTGCTAGCAAACCTCGCGACGAGGTAATCCGCCTGGCCGCAGAGAATTTTGCCGACCGCATGGTGAGCGACGAAGCCAAAGAGGGCGTCGCCTCCTTCTTTGAAAAGCGCAAACCCAATTGGGTCGTGAAGCCGGAATAAGGAACCAGAGATGACACAAATATCCACCCTCCTTGTTGCCAATCGCGGCGAAATTGCTTGCCGGGTCATGCGCACGGCGAAAGCCCAGGGGATCAGAACCGTTGCCGTCTATTCTGATGCCGATGCCGATGCCCCCCATGTCCGCATGGCGGATGACGCGGTGCGTATCGGGCCCGCGCCGGTCAACGAATCTTATCTGCTGATCGACAAGATCATTGAAGCCGCGAAAGATAGCGGCGCCGATGCCGTGCATCCCGGCTATGGATTCTTGTCTGAAAATGCTGCTTTCTCGCAAGCCTGCGCTGATGCCGATATCATCTTTGTCGGGCCACCGGAAAAAGCCATCGATGTGATGGGTGACAAGGCGCGTTCGAAGCGCGCGATGATTGAGGCCGGCGTCCCTTGCGTCCCGGGCTATCAGGATGACGATCAATCCGACACGACCCTGATTGCAGAAGCCGAAAAAATCGGTGTGCCCTTGATGGTCAAGGCCGCCGCGGGTGGCGGTGGCCGTGGCATGCGCCTGGTCCATGATCAAAGTGAAGTTCCCAATGCGATTAAACTCGCGCGATCAGAGGCGGAAAATGCATTCGGAAACGGAGAACTGATCCTTGAAAAAGCGATCATCAAACCGCGTCATGTCGAGATTCAGGTTTTTGCCGATAGCCATGGCACCACGATCCATCTCGGCGAGCGCGATTGCTCGGTTCAGCGGCGCCATCAGAAGGTAATCGAAGAAGCGCCCTGCCCGGTGATGACTGAAGAGCTGCGCGTCGAAATGGGCGCAGCAGCGGTAGAAGCTGCCCGTGCGGTTGATTATCGCGGCGCCGGTACGGTCGAATTTCTCCTCGATCAGTCCGGTAGCTTCTATTTCCTCGAGATGAATACGCGCCTGCAAGTCGAGCATCCCGTGACCGAAGAAATTACCGGACTTGATCTCGTCGCACTGCAACTCAAAGTCGCGCAAGGCGACAAACTGGGGCTCAGCCAAGAGGATATCACGTTGACTGGCCACGCAATGGAAGTCCGGCTCTACGCGGAAGACCCATCTGATGATTTCCTGCCCAGCACCGGCCATATCGATCTATGGTATCCTTCCGCCCATGCCCGTGTTGATAGCGGCATTGCCACGGGCGGCGAGGTTTCGCCTTTTTACGACAGCATGGTCGCGAAGATCATCACCTATGGAGCGACCCGCGAAGATGCCCGACGGCAGATGGTCGGAGCACTAGCCGAAACCGCCCTTTTCGGTCCGAAAACCAATCGTGACTTCCTGATTGACGCGCTCGGCAGGCAGGCTTTTATCGATGGCCAGGCGACCACCGCTTTCATCGCCGAAAATTATGGCGAAGAAGGTGTTGATCTCGGTGCGCATGACTTCACCACTTTTGCGATTGCTGCGGTACTGCAACATAAATTGCGCCAAACTGCGGCCCATAAACTGGCGCTCAACGTCAATCCGGAAATGCTGGATTGGTCAAGCACGGCGGACCTGACGACCGTTACCCAATATGCAAAACTGGCTGAGGCAACCGAGACGGACGGTATCATCCACGTCCATGTCCGCCAGCCCGGCCATTATCATGTGGAAGGCGCAGGACAGGAAGCGCAGGCGGAACTGCTCTCGATCAC
Proteins encoded in this region:
- a CDS encoding acyclic terpene utilization AtuA family protein, producing the protein MSNDKIIRIGGASGFWGESDMAVPQLLEAAESGRGLDYIVFDYLAEITMSIMARARAKNPDMGYATDFVSAVIKPHIGAVARQGVKLISNAGGTNPLACAAAVRAVIAEAGLDLKVAVVTGDDLTSRAAEFADGREMFTGEQFPDPENIASINAYLGAFPIAAALDQGADIVITGRCVDSAVTLGACIHEFGWGADDLDQLAGASLAGHILECGPQATGGNFTDWESVADSMDNAGYPIAEIAGDGRFIATKPEGTGGIVNLGTVGEQMLYEIGDPQAYMLPDVVCDFSAVTLEQLGDDRVSVSGAIGHAAPDTYKTCATYSDGWKMVAPFFFIGMDAKRKAESFADNALKRTRAKLRASNAGDFDEVLIETLGDDSHFGAFEQAAEAREVVLKIGVKHRDPKAAMLILKEATGMGLATPPGLALFAGGRPKPTPVVRLFSLLVPKSEISISVKIDDDSQEFGNAGGTAFDPATVQRPAPPALADNVAPMIEVPLIDLAWGRSGDKGDKSNIGIMPRNKSYAPYIWAALSEDRVRERFAHFLAKPEAPDSVERFYMPGTGAINFLLHDILGGGGVASMRNDPQGKSYAQILLATPISIPQSLQSSLAKAL
- a CDS encoding carboxyl transferase domain-containing protein — protein: MPQFKSKISTSSESFAENRKDMLALIDHLRTLEQRAVAASEKRRPTFEKRGQLTPHERLTRLLDPGMPFLRLYNMANYLVEDGNPDTSIPGGSVILGIGFVKGVRCMIWVDDSGIRAGAATTGGWDASKGAQKMAQELKLPFIHLVESAGANLMEYKVELWAHGGMLFRNLAWLSAAGIPTMVVLHGPSTAGGAYMPGMSDYVIGVRDNGMAALGGAALVHAATGEVADDRELGGTEMHASTTGTVEYLADDDAHGIEIARDTMGRIDWNKNTAPIRQNDYAEPVYDIDEIAGIVPTDYTIPYDVREVAARIVDGSDFEEFKSRYGPGTVCMQASIMGHAVGLIGNNGPFDPEAAAKATHFFQLCDQSELPIIFLNNTTGYIVGTESEHKGMIKLGSKMIQAVSNVRVPKLSLYIGASFGAGNYGMSGVAFEPDFLFSWPNAKTGVMAGASAANTMSHVAKVQAQRKGVEPDEEAIAKQNQRIRDIFEAQESAFFTSGRVLDNGVIDPRDTRKVLGFALETIFEAKSRTLHPNAFGVARI
- a CDS encoding enoyl-CoA hydratase/isomerase family protein, translating into MTHMTNLPETETLELDLKQGWLTIWFNQPDNRNALSDALVAELASVLKGVREDRTVRGITLRGRGGVFCAGADLKNFKENFQASGDRNATITMSMGAAEIFDLVNTAPQVVIVLIEGAAMAGGFGLSCCADVVICESGARFAMTETAIGVTPAQISPFVIQKLGYATGRRLMLTAARFDGTQAHELGFADFIADDVPGLEAIEMQLRKQVLGAAPGAVAATKELLGQIASKPRDEVIRLAAENFADRMVSDEAKEGVASFFEKRKPNWVVKPE
- a CDS encoding ATP-binding protein; its protein translation is MTQISTLLVANRGEIACRVMRTAKAQGIRTVAVYSDADADAPHVRMADDAVRIGPAPVNESYLLIDKIIEAAKDSGADAVHPGYGFLSENAAFSQACADADIIFVGPPEKAIDVMGDKARSKRAMIEAGVPCVPGYQDDDQSDTTLIAEAEKIGVPLMVKAAAGGGGRGMRLVHDQSEVPNAIKLARSEAENAFGNGELILEKAIIKPRHVEIQVFADSHGTTIHLGERDCSVQRRHQKVIEEAPCPVMTEELRVEMGAAAVEAARAVDYRGAGTVEFLLDQSGSFYFLEMNTRLQVEHPVTEEITGLDLVALQLKVAQGDKLGLSQEDITLTGHAMEVRLYAEDPSDDFLPSTGHIDLWYPSAHARVDSGIATGGEVSPFYDSMVAKIITYGATREDARRQMVGALAETALFGPKTNRDFLIDALGRQAFIDGQATTAFIAENYGEEGVDLGAHDFTTFAIAAVLQHKLRQTAAHKLALNVNPEMLDWSSTADLTTVTQYAKLAEATETDGIIHVHVRQPGHYHVEGAGQEAQAELLSITGETAKLRVDGRTVEAIFHADGRHLHLALPNRSLSVTDMTGLSAMEDMAGGGTVVAPMHGLLLEILVEQGAAVAKGDKLAVLEAMKMQHEILAEIDGTVETVAAAAGNQIAADDLIMEIAADEADEEDDA